From the Pedobacter cryoconitis genome, one window contains:
- a CDS encoding helix-turn-helix domain-containing protein, with translation MLKLFGLGNNIQHPLVAVIDFSKVDEQIDNEMKISADYYSLMFKNYPSNKMKYGRKVIDFQDGSLICMAPNQVLEVDNDLEASENLMGWGLFFHPDLIRTTSLNDKMKDYSFFSYETSEALHLSEKEKQVLYDCVLKIETELKENIDVHSQTIIVSTLELLLSYCSRFYGRQFITRKSSNNSVVIQIEKILTAYFKGNIEEKGLPTVKYMADQVHLSPGYLSDLLKKETGKNTQDHIHFYLIEEAKNTLLSTDKSVNEIAYALGFDYPQYFNKLFKQKTGKTPVEFRTMN, from the coding sequence ATGCTGAAACTATTCGGTTTGGGTAATAATATTCAACATCCTTTAGTCGCTGTAATAGACTTTAGTAAAGTGGATGAGCAAATAGATAATGAGATGAAAATTTCCGCAGACTATTACTCACTGATGTTTAAAAATTATCCTAGTAACAAAATGAAGTATGGTCGCAAAGTTATTGACTTTCAGGATGGTAGTTTGATCTGTATGGCGCCTAACCAAGTTCTTGAAGTTGATAACGATCTGGAAGCATCAGAAAACCTGATGGGTTGGGGATTATTTTTCCATCCCGATTTAATCAGGACAACTTCATTAAATGATAAAATGAAAGATTATAGCTTTTTTTCTTACGAAACATCAGAAGCACTTCATTTGTCTGAAAAGGAAAAGCAGGTTTTATATGATTGTGTATTGAAAATTGAAACTGAACTTAAAGAAAATATAGATGTACATAGCCAGACTATTATTGTTTCTACGCTTGAATTGCTGCTAAGTTATTGCAGCCGTTTTTATGGCCGGCAATTCATTACCAGGAAAAGCTCCAATAATTCAGTGGTTATTCAAATTGAAAAAATTCTGACTGCATATTTTAAGGGTAATATAGAAGAAAAGGGCCTGCCTACAGTGAAATATATGGCAGATCAGGTGCATTTGTCACCTGGTTATCTGAGTGATCTGCTAAAAAAAGAAACCGGAAAAAACACCCAGGATCACATTCATTTTTATTTAATTGAGGAAGCTAAAAATACATTGTTAAGTACAGATAAATCTGTTAATGAAATAGCGTATGCATTAGGATTCGATTATCCTCAATATTTTAATAAACTTTTTAAGCAGAAAACAGGAAAAACTCCTGTAGAGTTCAGAACTATGAATTAA
- a CDS encoding GH92 family glycosyl hydrolase codes for MMKRIVFLLLISIQATLLYAQQAGGPVQYVRPNIGSAHSRYFFYTPAAVPFGLAKLAPSTNGSEGNPSGWEAVGYDDRHSSIEGFANFHEFQIGGVVFAPTVGKLKTFPGKKEEKNSGYRSSFDKSDEYATAGYYRVLLKDYNIKAELTATERVGFHQYTFPETDSANVIFDIGHKMGESGPVLDAKVTYDHGHIWGFVITKPVYVQKYQESANVTMYFYAVLDKMPASYGSFKDSTQFKGVKTIQGKGTGIYLQFKTKKGEQIGIKTGLSYTSVDNAKLNLTREASGLTFAKAKADAIQNWNKLLGRIEVKGGLEQDRIKFYTGLFHALSGRGLASDVNGAYPKNDGGTGQIPLLKNGTPKFHHYNTDAIWGAFWNLTQLWAIAYPEYYNDWIQSQLLVYKDAGWLGDGIATSKYVSGVGTNFTGLAIAAAYNAGIRNYDVSLAYEAVRRNELEAKDRIPGAGKLDVGVFVAKGYSPYLKDLTGSPELNTQGSPFGASHTLEYSFSAFAAAQFAKALHKTEDYNQLTKLSEGWKLLYDPATKFIRPKDSEGRFLDNFDPFEPWKGFQEGNAWQYTFYVPQAPEQLVNLIGKETFSSRLDSIFTVSQKNSFGGGTQIDAFAGIQGLYNHGNQPNLHVSWLFNYAGRPDLSQKWVRAICNEFYGTDGIHGYGYGQDEDQGQLGAWYVLSSMGLFDVKGLTGPDPSFLIGAPLFESVRIKLPEGVRKKEFLIKVSQQDPDHVYIQSGKFNGLNLKELSIRFEDFVKGGVLELVVGGEVNR; via the coding sequence ATGATGAAAAGGATTGTTTTCCTCTTATTAATTAGTATTCAAGCGACCTTACTTTATGCACAGCAAGCGGGTGGGCCGGTTCAATATGTAAGGCCGAATATCGGGTCTGCACATAGCCGGTATTTTTTTTATACACCCGCAGCAGTTCCTTTTGGCTTGGCCAAATTAGCACCCAGCACAAATGGGAGTGAAGGCAATCCATCAGGATGGGAAGCTGTAGGATATGATGACCGCCATAGTTCTATTGAGGGATTTGCTAATTTTCATGAGTTTCAGATTGGCGGGGTGGTATTTGCACCAACAGTAGGGAAACTGAAAACATTTCCTGGCAAAAAGGAGGAGAAAAATTCAGGATACAGGTCTTCTTTTGATAAGTCTGACGAATATGCTACTGCTGGATATTACCGGGTGCTTTTAAAAGATTATAATATCAAAGCAGAGCTTACTGCAACAGAAAGGGTTGGTTTTCATCAATATACTTTTCCGGAAACAGATAGTGCCAATGTTATCTTTGATATTGGTCATAAGATGGGCGAGAGCGGGCCGGTACTTGATGCAAAAGTGACTTATGATCATGGTCATATATGGGGCTTTGTGATCACCAAGCCTGTATATGTTCAGAAATACCAGGAATCAGCAAATGTGACAATGTATTTTTATGCAGTACTGGATAAAATGCCGGCCTCTTATGGTTCATTTAAGGATAGTACACAGTTTAAAGGAGTTAAAACAATTCAGGGAAAAGGTACTGGAATATATTTACAATTTAAGACAAAGAAAGGTGAGCAAATTGGAATTAAAACAGGTCTTTCTTATACTTCTGTGGACAATGCCAAACTCAATTTGACGAGGGAAGCTTCAGGATTAACTTTTGCAAAGGCAAAGGCTGATGCCATTCAAAACTGGAATAAGTTATTGGGCAGGATTGAAGTAAAAGGTGGATTGGAACAGGATCGTATTAAGTTTTATACTGGACTTTTTCACGCGCTTTCAGGCAGAGGCCTGGCTAGTGATGTGAATGGTGCCTATCCTAAAAATGATGGGGGAACAGGGCAGATCCCACTATTGAAAAATGGTACTCCGAAGTTTCATCATTACAATACGGATGCCATTTGGGGTGCTTTCTGGAACTTGACTCAGTTATGGGCCATTGCCTATCCGGAATATTATAATGACTGGATACAAAGTCAATTGCTGGTTTATAAGGATGCAGGCTGGCTTGGCGATGGTATTGCTACTAGTAAATACGTATCAGGTGTTGGAACGAATTTTACAGGACTGGCGATTGCAGCAGCTTATAATGCAGGAATCAGGAATTATGATGTTTCATTAGCCTATGAAGCGGTACGGAGAAATGAGTTGGAAGCTAAAGACCGGATTCCCGGAGCTGGCAAGCTGGACGTTGGTGTTTTTGTGGCGAAAGGTTATTCGCCGTATTTGAAGGATCTGACTGGCAGCCCGGAGTTAAATACGCAAGGTTCTCCTTTTGGGGCTTCTCATACGCTGGAATATTCTTTTTCTGCCTTTGCAGCGGCGCAATTTGCTAAAGCTCTTCATAAAACAGAGGATTATAACCAGTTGACTAAACTTTCAGAGGGCTGGAAGTTACTGTATGATCCTGCTACAAAGTTCATCAGGCCTAAGGATAGTGAGGGTAGGTTTTTAGATAATTTTGATCCTTTTGAACCGTGGAAAGGTTTTCAGGAGGGTAATGCCTGGCAGTATACATTTTATGTGCCTCAGGCACCAGAGCAGTTGGTAAATTTGATTGGAAAGGAAACTTTCAGCAGCCGGCTGGATAGTATTTTTACTGTTTCACAGAAAAATTCATTTGGTGGAGGGACGCAGATTGATGCTTTTGCAGGAATTCAAGGTCTGTATAATCATGGGAATCAGCCAAATTTACATGTTTCCTGGTTGTTTAATTATGCAGGAAGACCGGATCTGAGCCAGAAATGGGTTAGGGCAATTTGCAATGAGTTTTATGGTACTGATGGAATACATGGTTATGGATATGGTCAGGATGAGGATCAAGGGCAGTTGGGCGCATGGTATGTATTGTCTTCTATGGGGCTTTTTGATGTCAAAGGGTTGACGGGACCTGATCCTTCTTTTTTAATAGGGGCGCCGTTGTTTGAAAGTGTGAGAATTAAACTTCCCGAGGGGGTGAGGAAGAAGGAGTTTTTGATTAAGGTTAGTCAACAAGATCCGGATCATGTTTATATTCAAAGCGGTAAGTTTAATGGTTTGAATTTGAAAGAGTTGTCGATTAGATTTGAAGATTTTGTTAAGGGTGGAGTGTTGGAATTGGTGGTTGGTGGGGAGGTTAATCGGTAA
- a CDS encoding cation:proton antiporter: MDQYLVILTIIGVGILGMAWMPSFTAKTRISYSIIYLLIGMLLYSVFDFLPAPNPRVHGEFTLHLTELVLIVSLMCTGLKIDQKFSFRTWIIPFRLITITMFLCIAAVTLIGIYYFKMPLSTSILLAAVLSPTDPVLATDVQVGDPNEQDRDNAKFSLTAEAGFNDGMAFPFVWLAIALAMTSGGDTSFLFTWALKHVLYQIAAGLICGFLLGKLLGYVLFTLGKKYETFFTQDGFVSIAATLIVYGATESIHGYGFIAVFIAAITLRAYKRDHKYHNRLHAFSDQIERILVAIMLILFGGSLVRGVMNSLTWPMAAFGIVFIFVIRPLSGLIGLIGTKLKIQEKLVISFYGIRGMGSIYYLAFAFGTTFFKDQDALWSIIAFIVLISIGIHGITAGFTFKKLEQVLPEDNELIAR; encoded by the coding sequence ATGGATCAATACCTCGTTATACTTACGATCATAGGGGTAGGAATCCTTGGAATGGCCTGGATGCCATCATTTACTGCCAAAACAAGAATATCATATTCCATCATTTACCTTTTAATCGGTATGCTGCTTTACAGCGTTTTTGACTTTCTGCCTGCCCCAAATCCAAGGGTACATGGTGAATTTACACTTCACTTAACAGAGCTCGTACTTATTGTCTCGTTGATGTGTACAGGACTGAAAATAGATCAGAAATTTTCATTCAGGACATGGATAATTCCATTCCGGCTGATTACTATTACCATGTTTCTTTGTATAGCAGCAGTTACATTAATAGGTATTTACTATTTTAAAATGCCTCTTTCTACTTCCATATTACTTGCTGCCGTACTTTCACCTACAGATCCTGTACTAGCTACTGATGTGCAGGTTGGTGATCCCAATGAGCAGGATCGTGACAATGCTAAGTTTTCTCTGACTGCCGAGGCTGGTTTTAATGACGGCATGGCTTTTCCCTTTGTATGGCTCGCCATAGCGCTGGCCATGACTTCAGGAGGTGATACTTCCTTTTTGTTTACATGGGCATTGAAACATGTGCTTTACCAGATTGCTGCCGGCTTAATTTGTGGATTTCTATTGGGTAAATTATTAGGGTATGTACTTTTTACGCTTGGTAAGAAATACGAGACTTTCTTTACTCAGGATGGTTTTGTCTCTATAGCAGCAACATTGATCGTATACGGTGCGACTGAAAGCATTCATGGATATGGATTTATTGCCGTATTTATTGCTGCAATAACCCTCAGAGCTTACAAGAGGGATCACAAATATCATAACCGCCTGCATGCATTTTCAGATCAGATTGAAAGGATTCTTGTGGCCATTATGTTAATTCTCTTTGGAGGAAGTCTTGTGCGGGGCGTAATGAACAGCCTTACCTGGCCAATGGCCGCGTTTGGGATTGTCTTTATCTTTGTGATCAGACCATTATCTGGTTTGATCGGACTGATTGGCACAAAGCTCAAAATTCAGGAGAAACTGGTGATCAGTTTTTATGGTATCCGGGGAATGGGATCTATTTATTACCTGGCTTTCGCCTTTGGAACTACTTTCTTTAAGGATCAGGATGCCCTTTGGTCAATTATAGCTTTTATTGTACTTATTTCTATTGGCATACACGGGATTACTGCTGGCTTTACATTTAAAAAACTCGAGCAGGTATTACCTGAGGATAACGAATTAATTGCCAGATAA
- a CDS encoding SDR family oxidoreductase: MKKTILITGASSGLGKETAKLFQREGWNVIATMRNPENGAELQALENVLVTRLDVLDLGSIESTVYEGIQRFGKIDVLLNNAGYGAYGPLEASPREKIIRQFNTNVIGLLDVTKALLPHFRVNKSGMIINISSIGGKMTFPLGSLYHGTKFAVEGISESLKYELEQFGGEVKIVEPGGIDTDFIGRSLDVSNDETLIEYQPLIGKIMSAMQVLFENASPAAVIAGVIYEAATDGKDQLRYAAGEDARIMLADRRQYDDETFVAGIKSQFGI, encoded by the coding sequence ATGAAAAAGACAATTTTAATAACAGGTGCAAGCAGTGGTTTAGGAAAAGAAACTGCGAAGTTATTTCAGCGGGAAGGTTGGAACGTTATTGCTACTATGCGTAATCCAGAAAATGGGGCAGAACTACAAGCATTAGAAAATGTTTTGGTGACCAGACTCGACGTTTTGGATTTAGGTTCTATTGAAAGTACAGTATATGAAGGTATTCAAAGATTTGGAAAAATTGATGTACTGCTTAATAATGCCGGTTATGGTGCTTATGGCCCTTTGGAGGCTTCTCCAAGAGAGAAAATTATTCGCCAGTTTAACACGAATGTAATTGGTCTTTTAGATGTTACTAAAGCATTGCTACCCCATTTTCGCGTGAATAAAAGCGGAATGATCATTAATATTTCTTCTATTGGTGGCAAAATGACTTTTCCATTAGGCAGTTTATATCATGGAACCAAGTTTGCCGTAGAAGGTATCTCCGAATCTTTGAAGTATGAGCTGGAACAGTTTGGAGGAGAAGTAAAGATTGTGGAACCGGGTGGTATTGACACTGATTTTATTGGCCGCTCCCTTGATGTAAGTAATGATGAAACCCTTATTGAATATCAGCCATTAATCGGAAAGATCATGTCGGCAATGCAGGTATTATTTGAAAATGCTTCGCCGGCTGCTGTGATCGCTGGTGTTATTTATGAAGCGGCTACAGACGGTAAGGATCAACTCAGATATGCCGCGGGAGAAGATGCCCGGATAATGTTAGCAGATCGCAGGCAATATGACGATGAAACATTTGTAGCAGGGATAAAAAGTCAATTTGGGATTTAA
- a CDS encoding helix-turn-helix domain-containing protein yields the protein MEETTGLLDKIRHHDKLSIALNENCKIALPEDVMRILRKPHRLSYYYFQYLEKGSETFKTDLKEFTINDGELAFGLPNQIFTKLPYDKNMQQYALSFDEHTLTLLPGTYQFLVNPFNANKITFDAAAQQRIKNLLSGLFLLLHAPGKQRKAEVILAHLHTLLTEFNTAYFEQYQSQEGIAGSKLAKYIAFKLAVETQLTEHHDVQRIADELALTSSTLYGIVKEFGGVSPKEWITNRIMLEAQRKLQYTNISVKELAYELGFNDPGYFSRLFKKSIGKSVSRYLAELQDLSHN from the coding sequence GTGGAAGAAACAACAGGATTACTGGACAAGATCAGGCATCACGATAAATTGTCGATTGCCCTGAATGAGAATTGTAAGATAGCTTTGCCTGAGGACGTCATGCGCATATTGCGAAAACCGCACCGCCTTTCCTATTATTATTTCCAATACCTGGAAAAGGGTTCAGAAACATTTAAAACTGATCTGAAAGAGTTTACCATTAATGATGGTGAACTGGCTTTCGGATTGCCCAACCAGATCTTTACCAAGTTACCTTATGATAAAAACATGCAGCAGTATGCGCTTTCTTTTGATGAGCATACACTGACGCTGCTGCCAGGTACTTATCAATTCCTCGTTAACCCGTTCAATGCCAACAAAATTACTTTTGACGCGGCTGCACAGCAAAGGATAAAAAATCTGCTGTCAGGATTGTTTCTGCTCCTGCATGCGCCCGGAAAGCAAAGAAAAGCCGAGGTTATCCTCGCGCATTTACACACGCTGCTGACCGAGTTCAATACCGCTTATTTTGAGCAATATCAAAGTCAGGAAGGTATTGCCGGTTCCAAACTGGCAAAATATATAGCTTTTAAGCTGGCAGTGGAAACCCAACTGACCGAGCATCACGATGTACAGCGTATTGCAGATGAACTGGCGTTAACTTCCAGTACCCTTTATGGTATTGTAAAAGAATTTGGAGGTGTTTCTCCAAAAGAATGGATCACAAACCGGATCATGCTAGAAGCACAGCGAAAACTACAATACACCAATATTTCGGTCAAGGAACTGGCTTATGAGCTTGGATTTAACGATCCTGGTTACTTTTCACGTCTTTTCAAAAAGAGTATTGGTAAAAGTGTTAGCCGTTACCTGGCTGAATTACAGGATTTGTCCCACAATTAA
- a CDS encoding glycoside hydrolase family 3 N-terminal domain-containing protein: MNRLTILTCCTLLSLPIHSYCQQPLYKDASQPIALRTQDLIKRMTLKEKAGQLLSPLGWEMYERQGNKVKIYQKFKDIVAEKQIGMLWATFRADPWTQKTLKTGLNPEMAAEAANEIQRYVLKNTRLGIPIFLAEEAPHGHMAIGTTVFPTGIGQASTWNPLLLEKMAECVSKEVRLQGAHISYGPVLDLSRDPRWSRVEESYGEDPVLTGTLAASIIKGLGAGNLSDPYSTIATLKHFVAYAIPEGGHNGAAASVGERELREYYLPPFQSAVNAGAKSIMAAYNSIDGIPCSSNSFLLTDILIKEWGFKGFTVSDLGSIEGIKGSHRIARDYTEAAILALKAGLNADLGGNAYPNLIEAVEKGRIEERFIDTAVSRVLRLKFEMGLFEHPFVNPQKAKKEINTQEQLLLSRQVARESIILLENKNNILPLKKGIKLAVVGPNADNVYNMLGDYTAPQAEGNVITILQGLRSRLPDSQVSYVKGCAIRDTTENTIPQAIAAAKEADVVIAVVGGSSARDFKTEYATTGAAIATDKTIGDMESGEGFDRSTLDLLGKQMDLLKALKKTGKPLVVIYIQGRPLNMNWAAENADALLCAWYPGQQGGPAVADILSGDYNPAGRLPVSVPRSVGQIPVHYNRKSPLDHRYVEEEATPRYAFGYGKSYTTFAYHDLKISKESTKGTYRVSFILQNTGPYDGDEVAQLYLKNQFASIAQPIRQLKHFARVKLKAGASKPVEFELTVDDLSIINMEMKKVFESRSTFTIMIGSASDKIQLEKQLEI, encoded by the coding sequence ATGAATAGACTCACCATATTGACCTGCTGTACTCTTCTTTCTTTACCTATTCACTCTTACTGCCAACAACCGCTTTACAAAGACGCCAGTCAGCCTATAGCATTACGAACTCAGGATTTAATTAAAAGAATGACGCTCAAAGAAAAAGCAGGTCAACTTTTAAGTCCTCTGGGATGGGAAATGTACGAACGACAAGGAAATAAGGTTAAAATATATCAAAAATTCAAGGACATCGTAGCCGAAAAACAGATTGGCATGCTCTGGGCAACATTCAGAGCCGATCCCTGGACACAAAAAACCCTAAAAACCGGTCTTAATCCTGAGATGGCAGCCGAAGCTGCGAATGAAATACAGCGATATGTGCTAAAAAATACGCGTCTTGGTATTCCGATATTTTTGGCAGAAGAGGCGCCTCATGGCCATATGGCGATTGGTACTACCGTATTTCCAACTGGTATTGGCCAGGCTTCCACCTGGAACCCATTATTATTAGAAAAAATGGCTGAATGTGTATCAAAAGAAGTGCGTTTACAAGGAGCCCATATCAGCTATGGCCCTGTCTTGGACTTATCACGTGATCCGCGCTGGTCACGTGTGGAAGAAAGTTATGGTGAAGATCCTGTATTAACGGGTACACTTGCTGCCTCCATCATTAAAGGATTAGGAGCAGGAAACCTGTCTGATCCTTATAGCACAATAGCCACACTCAAACATTTTGTAGCCTACGCCATACCTGAAGGAGGACATAATGGAGCTGCTGCCAGTGTTGGTGAACGGGAACTGCGTGAGTATTACCTGCCTCCTTTTCAGTCGGCTGTAAATGCCGGAGCAAAATCAATTATGGCCGCTTATAATTCCATAGATGGCATCCCTTGTAGTTCTAATAGTTTTTTACTGACTGATATTTTAATAAAGGAATGGGGATTTAAGGGTTTTACGGTATCGGATTTAGGAAGTATTGAGGGAATAAAAGGCAGTCATCGAATTGCGCGGGATTATACCGAAGCCGCTATCCTGGCACTCAAAGCTGGTTTAAATGCAGATCTCGGAGGAAATGCTTATCCCAACCTGATCGAAGCTGTTGAAAAAGGAAGAATTGAAGAACGGTTTATTGATACAGCAGTATCCAGAGTACTCCGTTTAAAGTTCGAAATGGGGCTATTTGAACATCCTTTTGTAAATCCCCAAAAAGCTAAGAAGGAAATTAACACACAGGAACAGCTCTTGCTTTCCCGCCAGGTAGCCAGAGAATCTATCATTCTATTGGAAAACAAAAATAACATTCTCCCATTGAAAAAAGGAATTAAGCTTGCTGTTGTAGGCCCTAATGCCGACAATGTATACAATATGCTGGGCGATTATACAGCTCCACAAGCTGAAGGAAATGTAATCACTATCTTACAGGGACTTCGCTCCAGATTACCTGATTCGCAAGTAAGCTATGTTAAAGGATGTGCCATTCGTGATACCACAGAAAATACTATTCCTCAGGCCATCGCAGCAGCAAAAGAAGCTGATGTAGTGATTGCAGTAGTTGGTGGATCAAGTGCCCGGGATTTTAAGACAGAATACGCTACAACAGGTGCCGCAATTGCAACAGATAAAACCATTGGAGATATGGAAAGTGGTGAAGGATTTGACCGATCCACACTAGATCTGCTTGGCAAACAAATGGATTTATTAAAGGCATTAAAAAAGACAGGAAAACCCCTCGTTGTCATCTATATACAAGGACGGCCGCTGAACATGAACTGGGCTGCTGAAAATGCGGATGCACTACTTTGTGCCTGGTATCCTGGCCAGCAGGGCGGCCCGGCCGTTGCAGATATCTTATCCGGAGATTATAACCCCGCTGGGCGGCTTCCTGTTTCTGTACCCAGAAGTGTCGGACAAATCCCTGTTCATTATAACAGAAAAAGTCCGCTTGACCATCGTTATGTCGAAGAAGAGGCCACTCCACGTTATGCTTTTGGTTATGGAAAAAGTTATACAACTTTCGCTTATCATGACCTGAAAATTAGCAAAGAAAGTACCAAAGGGACTTACCGGGTGTCCTTTATCCTACAAAATACCGGCCCCTACGATGGAGATGAAGTAGCTCAACTTTACTTGAAAAACCAGTTTGCCTCAATAGCCCAACCTATCAGACAATTGAAACATTTTGCACGTGTTAAACTTAAAGCGGGGGCTTCGAAACCCGTAGAATTTGAATTGACAGTTGATGACCTGTCTATCATTAATATGGAGATGAAAAAAGTATTTGAATCCCGCAGCACATTCACCATTATGATCGGGTCTGCTTCTGATAAAATCCAACTGGAAAAACAACTTGAAATTTAA
- a CDS encoding SDR family oxidoreductase — protein sequence MKSALVTGANKGIGFEVVKILAKKGFLVYLGSRNLKNGLSAVEKLKSQGITNVEAIELDVTNQESIHSAYTTISKKSDVLDVLVNNAGISGGLPQSALNATTDQFRTVYETNVFGVVSVTQAFIELLKKSSEPRIVNVSSAMGSLTLAADTSSAGYDNKMALYQSSKTALNMYTINLAYELRNTPFKVNVVCPGWTKTDFTDQQGTSTVEEAGQRIAKYALIGQDGPTGEYFSEEYFPGTNCPW from the coding sequence ATGAAATCAGCATTAGTAACAGGAGCAAATAAAGGCATTGGCTTTGAGGTAGTAAAAATACTTGCCAAAAAAGGATTCTTAGTTTATTTAGGCAGCCGGAATTTAAAAAACGGCTTATCAGCAGTTGAAAAACTTAAATCTCAAGGGATTACAAACGTTGAGGCTATTGAATTGGACGTAACCAATCAGGAGTCTATCCATAGTGCATATACAACAATTAGTAAAAAATCGGATGTTCTGGATGTACTCGTTAACAACGCAGGTATCTCGGGAGGACTTCCGCAATCCGCACTAAATGCAACTACTGATCAGTTCAGAACGGTGTATGAAACAAATGTTTTTGGTGTAGTTAGCGTAACGCAGGCTTTTATTGAATTGTTGAAAAAATCATCCGAACCACGTATAGTAAATGTAAGCTCTGCGATGGGCTCGCTGACTTTAGCAGCCGATACTTCTTCTGCTGGTTACGACAATAAAATGGCGCTATACCAGTCTAGTAAAACGGCGCTGAACATGTATACAATTAACCTTGCCTACGAGCTTCGGAATACTCCATTTAAAGTCAATGTTGTTTGTCCGGGATGGACTAAAACTGACTTCACAGATCAACAAGGTACAAGTACTGTGGAAGAAGCAGGGCAACGTATTGCCAAATATGCATTAATCGGCCAGGACGGCCCTACTGGAGAATATTTCAGTGAAGAATATTTCCCCGGAACAAACTGTCCATGGTAA